In Pirellulales bacterium, the following are encoded in one genomic region:
- a CDS encoding DUF1992 domain-containing protein: MAGMIFSERALQLVAEEKIRTAIAEGEFDKLPGFGKPCPLIDQPYDPQWWVRAKLRREELVSQARAAAGRSASGPLQQPSG; this comes from the coding sequence ATGGCTGGCATGATCTTTTCCGAGCGCGCCCTGCAACTGGTCGCCGAGGAGAAAATCCGCACCGCGATCGCCGAGGGAGAGTTCGACAAGCTCCCCGGCTTCGGCAAGCCCTGCCCGCTGATCGACCAGCCGTACGACCCCCAGTGGTGGGTGCGGGCCAAGCTGCGGCGCGAGGAGCTCGTCTCGCAGGCCCGCGCCGCCGCCGGACGCTCCGCGTCGGGCCCGCTGCAGCAACCTTCCGGTTGA
- a CDS encoding PQQ-binding-like beta-propeller repeat protein produces MSPLAAKSLWVLSLSLVALPAARSENWIGFRGPGSAGVAEATGLPTTWSETENIVWKRELPGLGTSSPTISGGKIYLTCYSGYAESIAEPGEQASLRRHVVCLDRRTGEIDWTKTFEPKLPESRYAPDNDARHGYASSTITTDGERLYVFFGASGMYCLDLEGEEVWHVDLGSGTHGWGSATSPLLVGDLVVVNASIESKSLVALDKHTGDERWRVEGIDRCWASPTLVEADGRQEIVLNVPHVLTAYDPQSGDKLWWCEGMPDGYICPTVIAHEGIVYAIGARKNTAAAVRAGGSGDVTQSQVLWRVDKGSNVSSPVYVDGRLFFFQESRGIAFCLDAATGDVVYQQRLEPRPGLIYSSPLAADGKIYAVSQENGTYVLAAGDTFEQLALNKVGDEPVRSNASLVEADDQLFLRDDKAIYCIGAADSK; encoded by the coding sequence ATGTCCCCCCTTGCCGCGAAATCTCTGTGGGTCCTCTCGCTGTCGCTGGTCGCCTTGCCGGCGGCTCGGAGCGAGAACTGGATTGGCTTTCGGGGTCCCGGCAGCGCCGGCGTCGCCGAAGCGACCGGCCTCCCCACGACTTGGAGCGAAACCGAGAACATCGTCTGGAAGCGGGAGCTGCCGGGCCTGGGGACCAGCAGTCCGACGATCTCCGGCGGCAAGATCTATCTGACCTGCTACTCGGGCTACGCCGAATCGATCGCTGAACCGGGGGAGCAGGCAAGTCTCCGTCGGCACGTCGTTTGTCTTGATCGCCGGACGGGCGAGATCGATTGGACAAAGACGTTCGAGCCGAAGCTGCCCGAATCGCGGTACGCCCCAGACAACGACGCCCGGCACGGGTATGCCTCGAGCACGATCACGACCGACGGCGAGCGGTTGTACGTGTTCTTCGGCGCCTCGGGAATGTACTGTTTGGATCTCGAGGGGGAAGAAGTCTGGCATGTCGATTTGGGCAGCGGGACGCACGGCTGGGGCTCGGCGACCTCGCCTCTGCTGGTCGGCGATCTGGTCGTCGTCAACGCGAGCATCGAGAGCAAGTCGCTTGTGGCGCTCGACAAGCACACCGGCGACGAGCGGTGGCGGGTCGAGGGGATCGATCGCTGTTGGGCTTCGCCGACGCTGGTCGAGGCCGACGGCCGGCAGGAGATCGTGCTGAACGTCCCCCACGTCCTCACCGCGTACGATCCGCAGAGCGGCGACAAGCTGTGGTGGTGCGAGGGGATGCCCGACGGCTACATCTGCCCGACGGTGATCGCCCACGAGGGGATCGTCTATGCGATCGGCGCTCGCAAGAACACGGCCGCGGCCGTCCGCGCCGGCGGCAGCGGCGACGTCACCCAGAGCCAGGTCCTGTGGCGGGTCGACAAGGGGTCGAACGTCTCCTCGCCGGTGTACGTTGACGGGCGGCTGTTCTTCTTCCAGGAAAGCCGCGGGATCGCCTTCTGCCTCGACGCCGCGACGGGGGACGTCGTCTATCAGCAGCGGCTCGAACCGCGCCCCGGGCTGATCTACAGTTCGCCGCTCGCGGCCGACGGGAAGATCTACGCGGTTTCGCAGGAGAACGGCACGTACGTCCTGGCGGCCGGCGACACGTTCGAACAGCTCGCCCTGAACAAGGTCGGCGACGAGCCGGTTCGCTCGAACGCCTCGCTCGTCGAGGCGGACGACCAGCTCTTCCTCCGCGACGACAAGGCGATCTATTGCATCGGTGCGGCGGACTCCAAGTAA
- the argS gene encoding arginine--tRNA ligase has protein sequence MNLLATLRERFRSALTGLVDATAAGELAEMVLPSQDAKFGDYQANCAMPLGKRLGKPPREVAAAIIERLDVAEFCEPPEIAGPGFVNLKLRDEWLVAKLQANVKDLARTGVEPVAAPRTYVVDYSSPNVAKPMHVGHIRSTVIGDALYGVLKFLGHRVISDNHIGDWGTQFGMIIYGYKHFVDEAALATDPVAELGRLYRFVNRLVEHHATKNEAIPAASAKIARMQSDFDDLRAETMPADPHETKKVEKKLRQAEATLAEARAELAALQAKVAEVDADPALAKVAAAHADVGKAVLAETAALHAGDLTNRALWERFLPDCLAEMEATYERLGVTFDHALGESFYEDKLAGVVADLEARGLAAESDGAMCVFLDGFDAPFLVRKQDGAFLYATTDLATIAYRMQAWRPDAILYVVDHRQSLHFQQLFATVRNWGYETVELQHVSFGTVLGEDGRPYKTRSGSAVGLAGLLDEAVERAYAIAEKSEALTTDEERRAVARRIGIGAIKYADLAHNRTSDYKFSYDKMLAMTGNTAAYMQYSYARVRSIFGRGEIDVAALRTGGATIALAEPAERALAVALVQFSEVLARVAADYRPNFLTDYLFDLASKYASFFENCPVLKAPSPAVRDSRLLLCDLTARTIERGLNLLGIEVVERM, from the coding sequence ATGAATCTTCTGGCGACGTTGCGTGAACGGTTTCGCTCGGCGCTGACCGGGTTGGTCGATGCGACCGCGGCAGGCGAATTGGCCGAGATGGTGCTGCCGAGCCAGGACGCAAAGTTCGGCGATTATCAGGCCAACTGCGCGATGCCGCTGGGCAAACGGCTCGGCAAGCCCCCCCGCGAAGTCGCCGCAGCGATCATCGAGCGACTTGACGTCGCCGAGTTCTGCGAACCGCCGGAGATCGCGGGGCCGGGATTCGTCAATCTCAAGCTGCGCGACGAGTGGCTCGTCGCCAAGCTGCAAGCGAACGTCAAGGACCTCGCCAGGACCGGCGTCGAACCGGTCGCCGCACCGCGGACTTACGTCGTCGACTACTCGTCCCCCAACGTCGCCAAGCCGATGCACGTCGGGCATATCCGCTCGACCGTCATCGGCGACGCGCTGTACGGGGTGCTCAAGTTCCTCGGCCACCGGGTGATCAGCGACAATCACATCGGCGACTGGGGGACCCAGTTCGGGATGATCATCTACGGGTACAAGCACTTCGTCGACGAGGCGGCGTTGGCGACCGACCCCGTCGCCGAGTTGGGACGCTTGTACCGGTTCGTGAATCGGTTGGTCGAGCATCACGCGACCAAGAACGAAGCGATCCCCGCCGCGTCTGCGAAGATCGCCCGGATGCAATCGGACTTCGACGACCTGCGGGCCGAGACAATGCCGGCCGACCCGCACGAGACGAAAAAGGTCGAGAAGAAGCTGCGGCAGGCCGAGGCGACGCTGGCCGAGGCTCGGGCCGAGTTGGCCGCACTGCAGGCGAAAGTCGCCGAGGTCGACGCCGATCCGGCGCTCGCAAAGGTCGCCGCGGCGCACGCCGACGTCGGCAAGGCGGTGCTCGCCGAGACGGCCGCCCTGCACGCCGGCGACCTGACGAACCGCGCCCTGTGGGAGCGATTCCTGCCGGACTGTCTTGCCGAGATGGAGGCGACCTACGAGCGGCTCGGCGTGACGTTCGACCATGCGCTGGGGGAGAGCTTCTACGAGGACAAGCTCGCCGGCGTCGTCGCCGACTTGGAGGCGAGGGGACTCGCGGCCGAGAGCGACGGGGCGATGTGCGTCTTTCTCGACGGGTTCGACGCCCCGTTTCTCGTCCGCAAGCAGGACGGCGCCTTCCTGTACGCCACGACCGACCTCGCGACGATCGCCTACCGCATGCAGGCTTGGCGCCCCGACGCGATTCTCTACGTCGTCGATCACCGGCAGAGTCTTCACTTCCAGCAACTGTTCGCCACGGTCCGCAACTGGGGGTACGAAACCGTCGAACTGCAGCACGTGAGCTTCGGCACGGTGCTGGGCGAGGACGGTCGGCCGTACAAGACGCGCTCCGGCTCGGCGGTGGGGCTCGCGGGGCTGTTGGACGAAGCGGTCGAGCGGGCGTACGCCATCGCCGAGAAGAGCGAGGCCTTGACCACGGACGAGGAACGCCGCGCCGTCGCCCGGCGGATCGGCATCGGGGCGATCAAGTACGCCGATCTCGCGCACAATCGCACCAGCGACTACAAGTTCAGCTACGACAAGATGCTGGCCATGACCGGCAACACCGCGGCGTACATGCAGTACAGCTACGCCCGAGTCCGCAGCATCTTCGGGCGGGGGGAGATCGACGTCGCGGCGCTCCGCACCGGCGGAGCGACGATCGCGCTCGCCGAGCCGGCCGAGCGAGCCCTCGCGGTCGCGCTAGTGCAGTTCAGCGAAGTGCTGGCCCGAGTGGCGGCGGACTATCGCCCCAACTTCCTGACCGACTACCTGTTCGATCTGGCGAGCAAGTACGCCAGCTTTTTCGAGAACTGCCCGGTGCTCAAGGCGCCGTCCCCTGCGGTCCGCGACAGCCGATTGCTCTTGTGCGATCTCACCGCCCGCACGATCGAACGGGGACTCAACTTGCTGGGGATCGAGGTCGTGGAGCGGATGTAG
- the rsfS gene encoding ribosome silencing factor, producing the protein MRSPPTPESPIAAPVAIEPTPAERSLKLALAAARTAEENNAREVTVLDMRAVTPVFDYFVIATGNSRRQLHAISEEIDNHLEKDLGDKRLGIEGYNESRWILLDYGDVVVHLFDEETRGYYALEDFWNQATRVELPWQADSSGE; encoded by the coding sequence CTGCGGTCGCCGCCTACCCCGGAGAGTCCCATCGCCGCCCCCGTCGCCATCGAACCGACCCCCGCGGAGCGCAGCCTCAAGCTGGCGCTCGCCGCGGCGCGAACCGCCGAGGAAAACAACGCCCGCGAAGTCACCGTGCTCGACATGCGGGCCGTGACCCCGGTGTTCGACTACTTCGTGATCGCCACCGGCAACAGCCGCCGGCAACTGCACGCGATCAGCGAAGAGATCGACAACCACCTCGAAAAGGATCTGGGCGACAAGCGGTTGGGGATCGAGGGCTACAACGAGAGCCGCTGGATCCTGCTCGACTACGGCGACGTGGTCGTCCACCTGTTCGACGAGGAAACGCGGGGATACTACGCGCTGGAAGATTTCTGGAACCAAGCGACCCGCGTCGAGTTGCCGTGGCAGGCCGACAGCAGCGGAGAGTGA
- the bcp gene encoding thioredoxin-dependent thiol peroxidase yields the protein MADWIEPGKKAPAFNLPADDGTKVKLADLAGSPVVLYFYPKDDTPGCTKEACAFRDRRKELEKLGAKVLGVSADGVASHAKFRDKFKLNFPLLADEDHAVAEKYGAWREKNMYGKKSMGIQRSTYLIDADGKVARVWKRVQVDGHDEAVLAALQELASLG from the coding sequence ATGGCCGATTGGATCGAACCCGGCAAAAAAGCCCCCGCGTTCAACCTGCCCGCCGACGACGGCACGAAGGTCAAGCTCGCCGATCTCGCGGGCAGCCCGGTGGTCCTCTACTTCTACCCCAAGGACGACACCCCGGGGTGCACCAAGGAGGCGTGCGCGTTTCGCGATCGCCGCAAGGAACTCGAGAAGCTGGGCGCCAAGGTCCTGGGGGTGAGCGCCGACGGGGTCGCCAGCCATGCGAAGTTTCGCGACAAGTTCAAACTGAATTTCCCCCTGCTGGCCGACGAGGATCACGCCGTCGCCGAGAAGTACGGCGCGTGGCGCGAGAAGAACATGTACGGCAAGAAGTCGATGGGCATCCAGCGGAGCACATACCTGATCGACGCCGACGGCAAAGTCGCCCGGGTTTGGAAGCGGGTGCAGGTCGACGGCCATGACGAAGCGGTGCTCGCCGCGCTCCAGGAACTGGCGTCGCTCGGCTGA